From the genome of Pseudomonas sp. WJP1:
CGATTCAGTAGTGTGGTATTTCCTTAATGAAAGTGTTGAAAGGCCAGGACATCCTGGCACTTGGTTTTATGACGTTTGCCCTGTTCGTCGGGGCTGGCAACATCATCTTCCCGCCTATCGTCGGCTTGCAGTCCGGGCCTCACGTCTGGATGGCGGCGCTGGGCTTCCTGATCACTGCAGTCGGTCTGCCTGTGGTCACCGTCGTGGCGCTGGCCAAGGTCGGTGGCGCCATGGATGCCTTGAGCAGCCCGATCGGTAAAATCGCCGGTGGCCTGTTGGCTGCGGCGTGCTACCTCGCGGTTGGCCCGCTGTTCGCCACGCCGCGTACCGCCACCGTGTCGTTCGAAGTCGGCCTGGCGCCATTGACCGGCGAAAGCCCGCTGGCGTTGTTCCTCTACAGCTCGGTGTACTTCCTGATTGTGTTCTTCATCTCGCTGTATCCGGGCCGTTTGCTGGATACCGTAGGTCGTTTCCTCGCGCCTCTGAAGATCATTGCACTGGCTGCCCTGGGCATCGCCGCGTTCGCTTTGCCAGCAGGTGACATTGGCCATGCGACGCCTGAGTATGTAGCGGCACCGTTCTCCCAAGGGTTCATCAATGGTTACCTGACCATGGATACCCTCGGCGCACTGGTGTTTGGCATCGTCATCGTCAATGCCATTCGCTCGCGCGGCGTCGAGTCGCCAGCGCTGATCACCCGCTATGCGATCATTGCCGGCTTGATCGCCGGTGTCGGCCTGGCACTGGTCTACATCAGCCTGTTCCGCCTGGGTTCGGGCAGCCATGAAGTGGCGGCTGGCGCTACCAACGGCGCGGCGGTATTGCACGCCTACGTACAGCACACCTTCGGCTCCCTGGGCAGCGGATTCCTGGCGGTGCTGATTTCCCTGGCGTGCCTGGTGACGGCGGTCGGCCTGACCTGTGCCTGCGCCGAGTACTTCAGCCGTGTGCTGCCACTGTCCTACAAGACGCTGGTCATCATCCTCGCGGCATTCTCCCTGCTGGTGTCCAACCTGGGCCTGACCAAGCTGATCGCGTTCTCGATCCCGGTCCTGACCGCGATCTACCCGCCGTGCATCGCCCTGGTGGCCCTGAGCTTCTGTAAGGACTTCTGGCATGAACAAGGGCGCATTGTCGGTCCGGTGATGCTGGTGTCGTTCATCTTCGGCCTGATCGATGCGCTCAAGGGTGCGGGTCTGGCGGACTGGATGCCGTCTCAGTTGGCTCACTTGCCGTTGAGCGAGCAGGGCCTGGCATGGCTGGTGCCTTCGGTGATGACCCTGGTGGTCGCCGTGGTTTGCGACCGCATGCTGGGTAAGCGCGAAGAAGCGCTGGCATAAGCTTAATCGGACCGTCACAAGCGGACCTGTGAGTAAAACTGAAATGCCCCGTATCAATCGATACGGGGCATTTTTTTTGTGAGGGATGCGGTGTCTTTTCTTCTGCGCTAACGTCGAAGCACTGCAAAACGGTGTTCCCCTCTACATCACAAGGACCTGCATGTCGTTCATCCAAGCCAACTTGATCCACATCCTCGCTGCCATCTGGTTCGTCATCTGCTGGGGCGGATACACCCGCTATGCGACCTGGAAAGGCCGTGACACCGCCTGTCTGGCCAGCGTGCTGCATCTGTATCGCGAAGACTGGATGCGCCGCATGCTGCTGCGTGACAACCGCATCGCCGATGCCAGTGTGATCGGCAACCTGGAGCGCAATGCCTCGTTCTTTGCTTCCAGTACCCTGATTATCCTGGCCGGTATTCTCACGGTGCTCGGGGCGTCGGAAAGGGCGGTGTCGTTGCTGGCGGATATCCCGATGGTGCAGCAGGCGTCCCAGGGCATGTCGGAGATCAAGTTGTTGTGCCTGGCGCTGGTGTTCGTCTATGCGTTCTTTACCTTCAGCTGGTGCATGCGCCAGTACAACTTCGCGGCCATTCTGGTGGGCTCGGCACCCATGGTCGGTGAGCGTCATGTGTCGGAGCAGGAACGCAAAGCCTTTGCCAATCGTGCGGCACGGGTTATTTCCATGGCCGCCAACCAGTTCAACTTCGGCCTGCGTTCTTACTATTTCGGCATGACCATGCTCGCCTGGTTCGTCAGCCCCTGGTTGTTCATGTTGATGAGTGCCGGCGTGGTGTTCGTCTTATACCGCCGTGAGTTTCACTCCGACGTTCTCGATGTGATGGTCTATACCCCTACAGAGGCACCGTTGCCCGAGGTGAATAAAGAGGCCGCTTGATGAGTATTCCATTCTGGTGCGTGTTTATCAGTGCCGTGCTGATTTACGTGGCGCGCATGCCCGTGACGACGGCCATGAAAGAACAGGGTGGTTACAACAATCACCTGCCGCGCCAACAGCAGGCGCAACTTACAGGCCTGGGCGCGCGTGCGGTGGCGGCCCATCAGAACAGCTTCGAAGCCTTCATCTTGTTTGCGGTGGGTGTGTTGATGGCCCACACCACGCAAACGGCGGGATGGCTCATCGACTGGCTGGCGATCATCTTTGTGGTCACGCGGGTCATCTACCTGCTGTGCTATTGGAAGGATCTGGCCTGGCAGCGCAGTCTGGTCTGGCTGGTGGGTTTGATCTGCTCGTTGTTGCTGATGATTAGTCCGACTTTTCGAACCATTTTGCTCTAACGAGTAAATCGTAGATAAAAGAAAACCCGCACTTGGCGGGTTTTCTTTTGACGCAGCGAGAAGCGACTTATTGCTTCTTGGCGGCTTCTTCTTGTGCGGCAGCGTTCGATTCAGCCTGATCTTTGGCGGCTTCGGCGTTTTCTTTCGCTGCTTCGTTCACTTTATCCTGAGCTTCGCTCATTTTTTCCTGGGCTTGCTCGGCATGTTGGGTAGCATCTTGAGCTTTGTCCTCGGATTTTTTATCGCAGGCAGCGAGACCGAGGGAAGCGGTCAACATCAAGGCAATAGCTAAAGTCTTACGCATGGGGTGTTTCTCCTGATGAAAATTATCTATCTGGCCTTAAGAGCACAGCGGTCAGGGTTAAGTTCCTCAAATCCATCAGATATATAAGTTTGTTCTAACGCGGAACTTTTACTCGGGCCTCAACTTCATTGAATAACTATAAACAAGAGTCTTTATCAAATGGCCGAAAACCCCGTTTTTGAGCGTGCGACACGATTTCTGTCAGCGCTGCGGCATTGCCAGGTGCTGGGTTTGCGCGTTCACAGCGCCAGTGCCGAAGGGCTCACCGTGGTGCTGCCCTACAGCCCGCAGATCGTCGGTAATCCCCAGGCTGGTGTGATTCACGGCGGCGTGTTGACCACCTTGATGGACACCGCGTGTGGCATGTCTACCCTCTGCGTGTTGCCGGAGTTCGAAGTCTGCCCGACCCTCGACCTGCGCATCGACTACATGCACGCCGCCGAACCGCATAAGGATGTCTACGGTTTCGCCCAATGCTATCGGGTGACCACCGATGTGATCTTTGCCCGTGGCTTTGCCTATCAGGATGATCCCGAACAACCCATCGCCCATGTCGTGGGCACTTTCATGCGCATGGGCAAGGGCATCAAGGGCACCAAGGGTTTTGGTGGCGCCATCGCTGGAGGTGCGGCATGAGTGAGTCGTTCAAGGAGCAAGTGCAACTGGCTCATGAGCGGGGCGAGTACGCCTCGTTGTTGAACCTCATTCCCTACGCCAGGTTGATCGGAGTCGAATGCTCGCGGGTGGGGGATGAGTTGCTGTTTCGCCTGCCGGCCAACAAGGACAACATCGGCAACCCTTTATTGCCGGCCATCCATGGCGGCGTGATCGCCGGGTTCATGGAATTGTCAGCTGCGCTGCACCTGCTGGTGGCGACTGGTTCGCCGGGCGTGCCGAAGATTATCGACTTCTCCCTCGATTACCTGCGCGCCGGGCAGTTTCGTGATACCTGGGCCCGCTGCCAGGTCTGTCGCCAGGGTCGCCGGGTCGCCAACGTGGCGATTACCGCCTGGCAAAGCACGGAAGCCGAACCCATTGCCACGGCCCGGGCGCATTTCAAACTCGATGAGCCCTTGAAATCCTGAATGGAGCCCCCAACTCTGATGACAACCCGCCGCCGACCCTCATGGTCGCGGCTTATGCCATCTGATTGGAGTTTGATGACCATGAGTGTGGAAACTCAAAAGGAAACCCTGGGCTTCCAGACCGAGGTGAAGCAGCTGCTGCACCTCATGATCCATTCGCTGTATTCCAACAAGGAAATTTTCCTTCGCGAACTGATCTCGAACGCCTCTGACGCTGTAGACAAATTACGTTTCGAAGCGCTGGCCAAGCCTCAATTGCTCGAAGGCGGCGCTGAACTGAAAATCCGTGTGAGCTTCGACAAGGACGCCAAGACCGTCACCCTCGAAGACAACGGCATCGGCATGAGCCGCGAAGACGCGATCACCCACCTGGGCACCATCGCCAAATCCGGTACCGCCGATTTCATGAAGCACCTGACGGGCGACCAGAAGAAAGACTCGCACCTGATCGGTCAGTTCGGTGTGGGCTTCTACTCGGCTTTCATCGTTGCCGATAAAGTCGACGTGTTCAGCCGTCGTGCCGGCAGCGATGCCAGCGAAGGCGTGCACTGGTCCTCCAAGGGCGAGGGCGATTTTGAAGTCGCAACCATCGACAAGGCTGACCGCGGCACCCGTATCGTCCTGCACCTGAAATCCGGTGAAGACGAGTTCGCCGATGGCTGGCGCCTGCGCAACATCATCAAGAAATACTCCGACCACATCGCTTTGCCGATCGAACTGCCGAAAGAAGTGGCAGCTGTCGAGGGTGAAGAGAAGCCTGCCGTTGAATGGGAAACCGTCAACCGCGCCAGCGCTTTGTGGACCCGTCCGCGTACCGAGATCAAGGACGAGGAATACCAGGAGTTCTACAAGCACATCGCCCACGACTTCGAAAATCCGCTGAGCTGGAGCCACAACAAGGTCGAAGGCAAGCTCGAATACAGCTCGCTGCTGTATGTGCCGGCCCGTGCTCCGTTCGACCTGTACCAGCGTGAAGCGCCGAAAGGCCTGAAACTGTACGTGCAGCGTGTGTTCGTCATGGACCAGGCCGAGTCGTTCCTGCCGCTGTACCTGCGCTTCATCAAGGGCGTGGTCGATTCCAACGACCTGTCGCTGAACGTGTCGCGGGAAATCCTGCAGAAAGACCCGATCATCGACTCCATGAAGTCGGCGCTGACCAAGCGTGTCCTGGACATGCTGGAAAAACTGGCGAAGAACGATCCGGAGCAATACAAGGGCTTCTGGAAAAACTTCGGCCAGGTCATGAAAGAAGGCCCGGCAGAAGACTTCGCCAACAAAGAGAAAATCGCCGGTCTGTTGCGTTTCGCTTCGACCAACGGTGATGACGGCGAGCAGGTGGTCGGCCTGGCCGAGTACCTGGCCCGCGCCAAGGAAGGTCAGGACAAGATCTACTACCTGACCGGCGAAACCTACGCGCAGGTCAAGAACAGCCCGCACCTGGAAGTCTTCCGCAAGAAAGGCATCGAAGTGCTGCTGCTGACCGACCGTATCGACGAGTGGCTGATGAGCTACCTCAGCGATTTCGACGGCAAGAGCTTCGTCGACGTGGCACGTGGTGACCTGGACCTGGGCAACCTGGACTCGGAAGAGGACAAGAAAGCCGCGGAAGAAGTCGCCAAGTCCAAAGAGGGTCTGGTCGAGCGCCTGAAGACAGCGCTGGGCGAATCCGTGGCTGAAGTGCGAGTATCCCATCGCCTGACCGATTCCCCGGCGATCCTGGCCATCGGCGAGCAGGACCTGGGCCTGCAGATGCGTCAGATCCTGGAAGCCAGCGGGCAGAAGGTTCCGGATTCGAAGCCGATCTTCGAATTCAACCCGGCTCACCCGTTGATCGAGAAGCTCGACAGCGAGCAGAGCGACGAGCGCTTCGGCGACCTGTCGCACATCCTCTTCGACCAGGCGGCCCTGGCGGCCGGCGACAGCTTGAAAGACCCGGCGGCTTATGTGCGCCGCCTGAACAAGCTGCTGGTTGAGCTGTCGGCTTAATCGCGTTGTAGAAAAACCCGCTTCGGCGGGTTTTTTCATTCTGGTGTTTAAAAATCAGGAGTCAGAAATGAGCCAAATCACTGTACGTTCTGTTGCCTATCAGATTGACGGCCAGCCCTACGAGAGCCGCCTGGCCTTCGATGCCGACCACAAGGGCCCGCGTCCGGGGTTGTTGATGGCGCCGAACTGGATGGGCGTGGGTGCCGGTGCCGAGGAGATCGCCAAGTCGGTCGCGGCCAAGGGCTATGTGGTGCTGATCGCGGACCTTTATGGTCAATCGGTTCGGCCGCAGAACAACGATGAGGCAGGCGCGGCAATGATGCCGCTGAAGAATGACCGTCCGTTGCTGCGCAAGCGCATGCAAGTGGCTTTCGAACAGCTCCAGGCCCAGGGTGAGGCGGCGGTTGATACGTCGAAACTGGCGACCTTCGGTTTCTGCTTCGGCGGTTGCTGCGCCCTGGAATTCGCCCGTACCGGTGCGCCGGTGAAGGCGGCGGTGTCGTTCCACGGCACCCTCGATACTCCGGACGTCAACGATGCGAAAAACATCAAGGGTTCGGTGCTGGTGCTGCACGGTGCGTCTGATCCATTGGTGCCCAAGGAGCAACTGCCGGCGTTTGAAGATGAAATGAATGCCGCGGGTGTGGATTGGCAGCTGCTGAGCTATGGTGGCGCGTTCCACTCGTTCACTGACCCGCATGCGAACGTGCCGGGCATGATGATGTACGACGCGAAGGTTGCCGCTCGGGCATTCACTTCGATGCACAACCTGCTGGATGAAGTGTTCAAAGGTTGACCATGATTGGGTCGGTGTAAGTGCCTGCCTCATCGCGAGCAGGTTCACTCCTACATTGGAATGCATTCTCCTGTAGGAGTGAGCCTGCTCGCGATGGCGGTCTAACAGACACTTGACTGTTTAAGGCAGTTCAATCCGCTCAACTTCCCCCGGCACCGTCGGCCAATCCCCGGCCGCCCAGCGTCGACGCGCTTCATCGATGGCAGCCGGATCGCTCGCCACAAAATTCCAGTTGATCCGACGCGGCCCATCCAGCGGCGCGCCACCGAACAACACCGCATGACTGTCGCTCGCGGCGAACAATGTCATCTCTTCCCCGGGTGGCAACACCAGCAGTGAATGCGGCTCTATGGGTTCTCCATCCAGCTGCACCTCACCGCTCAACAGATACAGCGCGCGCTCTTCATGCTCGGTGGGAATCAGCAAGGTCGTCGCCGTTTGCAAGGTCAATTCGGCATACAGCGTAGGGGAAAGCACCGGCACCGGCGATTCCAGGCAAAAGCCCGAGCCCGCGATCATGCGGATCTTTACCCCGAGGTTTTCGCTGACCGGCAAGGTGCTCGCCGGGTGGTGACTGTAGTGTCCCGGGCCCTGTTCCCGGTCTTTTGGCGACGCCAGCCAGATCTGCAAGCCGTGCATCGTAAAGCCGCTTTCTTTCAGCGCTTCGGGGGTGCGCTCGACATGGGCGATGGCACTGCCGGCGGTCATCCAGCTGACATCACCGGCATTGACCACCTGATCCGAACCGAGGCTGTCCTTGTGCTGCAACTGGCCTTCAAAGAGGTAGGTGAGGGTGGAGAGGCCGATGTGCGGATGCTGGCGGATGTTCATGCCTTCTCCCGCGGCGTAGCGGGTTTGCAGCATATGGTCGAAAAATACGAAGGGCCCGACATTGCGGCATTTGGCTGACGGCAACGGGCGAAGAATCGGCTGGCCTTCGACATCTTCGGCGCGGGGGCGGATCACGAGCGGAGTGTTCATGGTGCGTTCCAGGCTGGGCGGGTGATGCGGTCGAGCATAACCCGCTTGCGCAGCCGTTGCCGCTATTGGCTGAACGCGCCTTCGGAGAGATGGGTTTCGACGCTGACTTCGCTGCTGGTCATCAGCTTGTGAACCGGGCAGCGGTCGGCCACGCGGTGCAACTCATCGCGCTGGGCGTCGGTGAGCACGCCCTTGAGGGTCAGCTTGACGTGCAATGCGTATTTGCCTTTTTGCTCCTGGCTGTTGTCGCGCTTGACCTCCACGCCAACGCCCGTCAGCGGAATGTCCTTTTTCTTCGCGTACATCTTCAAGGTCAGGGCCTTGCAGGCGCCGAGGGCTGCGTCGAAGTAATCGTGTGGCTCCGGCGCTGAACCTTCGCCGCCTGCGGACACAGGCGCATCGGCAAAGAGTTCGTGGTCATCGATCTGCACGGTATGGCGTAAACCTTCGGCGGAAACGGTATTGACGGTAACGGTCATGGGAGCCTCGCTGGCAATGGGAAGAGTCATTTGAGCAAAAAAGACCTCGAAGTTATAGAGCATTCACCCTGGGGCGCGTTCCACTTTTTTGCGTATTCACAGGCGAAAAAAAGCCCCGCATGGGCGGGGCGTTTTCATGTCTGGCGGATCAGCTGCCTTTGACAGTCTTGCCGTTGACCTTGCCGTCCAGGAGCATGATGTTGTACTCCTTGCCGTCGGTCTCGACCTGTTGCAGACGAACCAGCAGGTAATCCCAATCCTTGGCGAACCACAGCACGGTGATGCGCTTGCTTTGTGTCGGGTCGCGTACGCGCTCGACCTTGATCGCATCGATCTGGCCAGCCTTGGTGTCGACTTTTTCCGAACCCAGCACGCGGAAGTCATAGGTGTCGACTTCGCCATCATCGACCACCTGATAGCTCATGCTTTTCTTGCCGGCAGCCACGTCATGCTGCAGCGCCAGCTGGTAGGTGGATTTGTCGAGCATGCCGCGGTTGAGCGGGATATTGACCGCGTCGCCACGGTCAGTACCGGTGACCTTCTTGGCGGTCCAGTCGAAGTCCAGGTCGGCTTTCTTGGCTTTGCCCAGGCCGCCACGCTCGAAGTGGTAGGACTGTGGCAGCAAGGTGTCCTTGTCGACGGTCAGGGTGCTTTCTTCGGACAGGCTGGCGATCATCATCGACGCCTTGAAGTTGAGCTTCCAGACGCCGTTGGCTTCCTTGGTCAGGCTGCGTTCAGCCGTACCGCTCATGGGCAACTGCTTCCAGTCGGCGGTGTAGCTGGCGGAGAAGGGTTGAAGGTCTGCAGCCTGTGCGAAGGGCAAGGCGAGCAGAGCACAAGCGAAGAGCAGGGCGCGACGCATAAAATCTCCTAGGTTCGAATCAAGTGGCCGCTGGGCGCAAGCAACTGTCCATCCAGTAAAGCACCTTGTTCACTGAGCGATAGCCGGCCTTCGGCAAACCAGCGTACGGCCATGGGGTAGATCAGGTGTTCCTGCACATGGACCCGCTGCGCGAGGCTCTGCGGCGAGTCGTGCAACTCTACTGGTATTACTGCTTGTACGACCAGTGGTCCGCCATCGAGTTCCTCGGTGACGAAGTGCACGGAGCAGCCGTGCTCGGCATCGCCGGCCTCCAGCGCGCGCTGATGAGTGTGTAACCCTTTGTATTTGGGTAGCAGCGAGGGGTGGATATTGAGCAGGCGACCCGCGTAGTGGCGTACGAAATCAGCGCTGAGAATGCGCATGAATCCGGCCAGCACCACGAGTTTGGGATTGAAGGCGTCGATCAGTTCGATCAGCGCGGCGTCGAAGGCCTCGCGGCCCTCGAAAGCCTTGTGATCCAGGGTGCGGGTGTCGATACCCGCGTCCCTGGCGCGTTGCAGGCCATAAGCGTCGGCGCGGTTGGAAATCACCGCAGCGACGCGGACCGGGCTGTCGCCGGTCCGCGTGCTGTCGATCAATGCCTGCAAGTTACTGCCGGTGCCGGACAACAGCACCACAACATCACAGGTCTGAGACATCAATGAGCCTTGAGGTTTTGCAGTTCAACCTGAGCTGCGCCTTCGGCAGCGGTGGCGATCTGACCGATGACCCAAGGCTGCTCGCCCGCTTCACGCAGCACGTTCAGCGCGGTTTCCACGTGCTCTTGAGCGACGCAGATGACCATGCCCACGCCGCAGTTCAGAACGCGGTGCATTTCGTTTTCGTCGACGTTGCCTTTCTCTTGCAGCCAGTCGAACACCGCAGGGCGGGTCCAGCTTGCCACGTCAACCACGGCTTGTGCGCCTTTTGGCAGTACGCGTGGGATGTTGTCCAGCAGGCCGCCACCGGTGATGTGGGCCATGGCTTTTACCGCGCCGGTGTCCTTGATCAGCTTGAGCAGCGGCTTCACGTAGATACGGGTCGGGGCCATCAGCAGGTCGGTCAGCGGCTTGCCGTCGAGCTGGATGTTCTCGATGTCGGCACCGGACACTTCGATGATCTTGCGGATCAGCGAGTAGCCGTTGGAGTGCGGGCCGGAGGACGGCAGGGCGAGCAGGGCATCGCCGGCGGCAACTTTGGAACCGTCGATGATCTCGGCTTTTTCCACGACGCCGACGCAGAAGCCGGCCAGGTCGTAGTCTTCGCCTTCGTACATGCCAGGCATTTCAGCGGTTTCGCCGCCCACCAGGGAGCAGCCCGACAGTTCGCAGCCAGCGCCGATGCCGGTCACGACCTGGGCGGCGGTGTCGACGTTCAGTTTGCCGGTGGCGTAGTAGTCGAGGAAGAACAGTGGCTCGGCGCCGCATACCACCAGGTCGTTGACGCACATGGCAACCAGGTCGATGCCGATGCTGTCGTGCTTGTTCAGGTTCAATGCCAGGCGCAGCTTGGTGCCGACGCCGTCAGTACCGGAAACCAGCACGGGCTGCTTGTAGCCGGCCGGGATTTCGCAGAGGGCGCCGAAACCGCCCAGGCCGCCCATGACTTCCGGGCGCGCAGTGCGCTTGGCGACGCTCTTGATGCGTTCGACCAATGCTTCACCGGCGTCGATGTCTACACCGGCGTCCTTGTAGCTCAGGGAGGGTTGCTTGCTCATGATCCAGGCCTTTAGGGGGGGATTTCTGGGTAACGACCGAGTCCATCGGGACCGTCGAAATCGACGAAGGTGATTGCCTCACGCGATATTCGAGGGTGCCCGGCTGTTGCCGGTCTGCGAAGGCGCGCGATTTTATCAGGCTTGAAGGGCAGCGGCCATCCTCACGCCGACGGCAGGGGGCATATCGGCCGAAAAAAACCGCCTTTACCCGATATGGATGACATCCTGCTCGCCTCTACGGGTTGTCGTCATTAACCGTCTATCGTTAGCACAGTGCAAAAACTTACCCAGGGCGTGTGAATGTTTTACATCGGGCGATGGTCACAGCCTTGCCCGATCGTTTCATGCGGCCTGTTCCAGCCGCCTTTGTCTTCAGGAATCTTCCATGGGTTTTTGTAAAATTTTGCTTGTGGGCTGTTTGTCGCTGGTTAGCTTGATTAGCCACGCTGAAACCGTCAAAGGCCTTTATCAGGTGCGCGAGCCGGTCAACGGCCAGTCGCCAGAGGAGCGTGAGCAAGCCACACAGCGGGCGCTCGATACGCTGGTGTTGCGCCTGACCGGTGATCCCAAGGCACCACAGAGTCCGGGGCTGGCGGCGCTTCGCAACGACCCGCAGCAAATCATCAGCCAGTACGGTTTCGAGGCCGGCCCGCCGGAAGTGTTGAAAGTCGATTTCGACCCGGGCACCACCGCACAGGCCTTGCGTCGGGCCGGGTTGGCGATGTGGGGCTCCAATCGGCCGTCGATCCTGGGCTGGTGGTTGAACGACTACACCGAGGGTTCAAGCCTGGTAGGTGATGGTCAGGCCGGTGCGACACCCCTGCGTCGCGCCGCGCAGCACCGTGGTTTGCCCCTGCGTCTGCCGCTGGCGGACTTGAACGAACAAATCGTCGGCACCGCGCCGAATCTGGAAAGTGCTGATCCGTCGGCCCTGCGCAGCGCCTCGCAGCGTTACAATGCCGACGCGTTGCTGGCGGTCCATGCCCGAGAAGAGGGTGGCCAATGGCAAGCCAAGTGGCAGTTGTGGCTGGGCGATCAGAAAGAGGCCGGCAGTGCGCAGGGGGCGGATCAAGCCGCTTTGGCGGACGCGGTGATGCTGGCGGTCAACCAGCGACTGGCGCCGCGATTCGTCACCAAGCCTGGGGCCTCGGCCGCACAGTTGCTGGAAGTCCAAGGCATGAACCTGGAGCGGTATGCGGCCCTTGGGCGTTTGCTGGAGCCTTTCGGCGGTCGTCCGCAAAGTGTCAACGGCGATCGGATTCTTTATCGGGTCAACGGCAGTAGCGAGCAACTGCGCGCGCAATTGTCGCTAGCCAGGTTGCAGGAGGTCGCGGTGGAGCCGGCACCGGCG
Proteins encoded in this window:
- a CDS encoding DUF2066 domain-containing protein, with amino-acid sequence MGFCKILLVGCLSLVSLISHAETVKGLYQVREPVNGQSPEEREQATQRALDTLVLRLTGDPKAPQSPGLAALRNDPQQIISQYGFEAGPPEVLKVDFDPGTTAQALRRAGLAMWGSNRPSILGWWLNDYTEGSSLVGDGQAGATPLRRAAQHRGLPLRLPLADLNEQIVGTAPNLESADPSALRSASQRYNADALLAVHAREEGGQWQAKWQLWLGDQKEAGSAQGADQAALADAVMLAVNQRLAPRFVTKPGASAAQLLEVQGMNLERYAALGRLLEPFGGRPQSVNGDRILYRVNGSSEQLRAQLSLARLQEVAVEPAPAPAPAAPVQSVVAGSVPVVAPSPAPTPQLRFRW
- the purM gene encoding phosphoribosylformylglycinamidine cyclo-ligase; protein product: MSKQPSLSYKDAGVDIDAGEALVERIKSVAKRTARPEVMGGLGGFGALCEIPAGYKQPVLVSGTDGVGTKLRLALNLNKHDSIGIDLVAMCVNDLVVCGAEPLFFLDYYATGKLNVDTAAQVVTGIGAGCELSGCSLVGGETAEMPGMYEGEDYDLAGFCVGVVEKAEIIDGSKVAAGDALLALPSSGPHSNGYSLIRKIIEVSGADIENIQLDGKPLTDLLMAPTRIYVKPLLKLIKDTGAVKAMAHITGGGLLDNIPRVLPKGAQAVVDVASWTRPAVFDWLQEKGNVDENEMHRVLNCGVGMVICVAQEHVETALNVLREAGEQPWVIGQIATAAEGAAQVELQNLKAH